One window from the genome of Paenibacillus azoreducens encodes:
- a CDS encoding IclR family transcriptional regulator yields the protein MEDRKLTVRAVERALDILMCFTKSSELGLTEIASQIHLHKSTVHRLMATLEEKGFVSRDAATEKYRLGLKIWELSTHLSRSDDPAALLLPAMERLRDRLGETVSLYLRDGKDRLRIQAVQSNQAIRRVAQVGARLPLYVGASSKVLVAFAPEEERQELFQDPDWPDMPDFDGYLRMLEEIRGRGYATSFEEREPGAAAVAVPIVNRSGVVAAALSVSGPVSRISTDTLHEFAPVLKEAAHEMGLMI from the coding sequence ATGGAAGACCGCAAATTGACCGTACGCGCCGTTGAGCGCGCGCTTGATATATTGATGTGCTTTACCAAAAGCAGCGAATTGGGACTGACGGAGATCGCCAGTCAGATCCATCTTCATAAAAGCACGGTGCATCGCCTGATGGCGACGCTTGAAGAGAAGGGGTTTGTGTCGCGGGATGCTGCCACGGAGAAGTATCGCCTCGGACTGAAAATCTGGGAGCTGTCGACGCATCTGTCGAGGAGCGATGATCCTGCGGCGCTGCTTCTTCCGGCCATGGAACGCCTGCGTGATCGGCTTGGCGAAACGGTCAGCCTGTATTTGCGGGATGGCAAAGACAGATTGCGCATCCAGGCGGTGCAGAGCAACCAGGCTATTCGCAGAGTGGCCCAGGTTGGAGCACGGCTGCCTTTGTACGTCGGTGCCTCCAGTAAGGTGCTTGTCGCTTTTGCCCCGGAGGAGGAACGTCAGGAGCTGTTTCAGGACCCGGATTGGCCGGACATGCCTGACTTTGACGGTTATCTCCGCATGCTTGAGGAGATCCGGGGGCGGGGGTACGCGACGAGTTTTGAGGAACGCGAGCCTGGAGCGGCTGCGGTAGCTGTGCCGATCGTAAACCGCAGCGGCGTGGTGGCGGCGGCATTGTCTGTCTCCGGGCCCGTCAGCCGGATTTCAACGGATACGCTGCATGAATTTGCCCCTGTGTTGAAGGAAGCAGCCCATGAGATGGGCCTGATGATATAA
- a CDS encoding alpha/beta hydrolase family protein, with protein sequence MSTKRMITSEDLYRMHWVSDPAVSPESGATAYILKSVNDKQDGYITQIRLIKPDGGEDVPFAAGEQDAAPQWSPDGSQLAFLRKKGEANQVWLLPAHGGEAQVVTRLKHGVSAFKWSPDGTALLLRAEAPDNADEAVDGMSKDETKRPQEKIVDRIRCKADGVGLLNNRRTHLFIFNIASKSSEQLTDGAFDIGSFDWSPDGTQIAYTTKLPTEEFADADLRPTNDLYVISREGGEARQLTDGKIRISFISFIPDGKQILMLADDMSCGYATLTRIHLIPAEGGEYRALYTDLDIQLGHSCVSDMRSGAGTPPLYTADQKSVYIQVTQNGRVEIARFALDGSDFEIVAGGDREIYQFALAPDGSFVFAAADPLNPGDLYRMELSTGAETRLTDCNGELWSELELSLPEEFQFTTGDGWPLQGWIIKPAGFKEGTKVPAVLEIHGGPQVMYGHTFMHEFQLLAAAGFAVFYTNPRGGHGYGQKHVNTVRGDYGGRDFQDLMETVDHVLERFPFVDGSRLGVTGGSYGGFMTNWIVGHTDRFRAAVTQRSISNWLSFYGVSDIGYHFTEDQIWGNAWADFDKLWKHSPLAYVKNVTTPLLILHGEQDLRCPIEQGEQLFVALKRLGKQTQLIRFPEANHDLSRSGNPYLRTRRLSHIVRWFDEHIEK encoded by the coding sequence ATGAGTACGAAACGCATGATCACGTCCGAAGACCTGTACCGTATGCATTGGGTCAGCGACCCGGCAGTCTCTCCAGAAAGCGGTGCGACTGCATACATACTGAAATCGGTTAACGACAAGCAGGACGGATACATAACCCAAATCCGCCTGATCAAACCGGATGGCGGCGAGGACGTCCCATTTGCCGCCGGTGAACAGGATGCGGCCCCGCAATGGTCGCCCGACGGTTCCCAGCTGGCCTTTCTCCGTAAAAAGGGCGAAGCGAACCAAGTATGGCTGCTGCCCGCGCATGGCGGGGAAGCGCAAGTCGTTACCAGGCTCAAACATGGCGTAAGCGCGTTTAAATGGTCGCCTGACGGAACGGCGCTGCTGCTGAGAGCCGAGGCCCCTGATAATGCGGATGAAGCCGTAGACGGCATGTCCAAAGACGAAACCAAACGGCCCCAAGAGAAAATCGTGGACCGCATCCGCTGCAAAGCGGATGGAGTCGGCCTGCTGAATAACCGCAGAACTCATTTATTTATTTTTAATATCGCGTCAAAAAGCAGCGAGCAGCTTACGGACGGAGCTTTTGATATCGGCTCATTCGACTGGTCGCCTGACGGTACCCAAATCGCCTATACAACAAAGCTGCCAACCGAGGAGTTTGCCGACGCCGATCTCAGACCAACGAATGACCTGTATGTGATCAGCCGTGAAGGCGGGGAAGCCCGCCAGCTCACCGATGGGAAAATCAGGATTTCATTCATCAGCTTCATTCCTGACGGCAAGCAAATTCTGATGCTCGCAGATGACATGTCCTGCGGGTACGCGACATTGACACGCATTCATCTCATCCCTGCCGAGGGCGGAGAATACCGCGCATTGTACACGGATCTGGACATCCAACTCGGACACAGCTGTGTCAGCGACATGCGTTCAGGTGCGGGAACACCGCCTCTATACACTGCGGACCAAAAGTCAGTTTATATCCAGGTCACCCAAAACGGCCGCGTAGAAATCGCCCGCTTCGCTCTCGACGGCTCTGACTTTGAGATCGTCGCCGGGGGAGATCGTGAAATCTATCAATTCGCCCTGGCTCCGGATGGCAGCTTCGTATTTGCCGCTGCCGATCCGCTGAACCCAGGCGATTTGTACCGTATGGAACTATCCACAGGTGCCGAAACCCGCCTGACCGATTGCAACGGCGAGCTTTGGAGCGAGCTTGAGCTGAGCCTGCCGGAAGAATTCCAGTTCACGACAGGCGACGGCTGGCCGCTGCAGGGCTGGATTATCAAACCGGCCGGCTTCAAGGAGGGTACCAAGGTTCCCGCTGTGCTGGAAATCCACGGCGGACCGCAGGTCATGTACGGCCATACGTTTATGCATGAATTCCAACTGCTTGCCGCCGCAGGTTTTGCAGTCTTCTACACGAATCCGCGCGGTGGGCATGGCTATGGTCAAAAGCATGTCAACACCGTACGCGGCGACTATGGCGGACGCGATTTCCAGGATCTGATGGAAACGGTGGACCATGTTCTGGAACGTTTCCCCTTCGTCGACGGTTCCCGTCTCGGCGTAACCGGCGGCAGCTACGGCGGCTTTATGACCAACTGGATCGTAGGGCATACCGACCGCTTCCGGGCGGCCGTCACCCAGCGTTCCATCTCGAACTGGCTTTCGTTTTATGGCGTGAGCGATATCGGCTACCACTTTACCGAAGACCAGATCTGGGGCAATGCATGGGCTGATTTCGACAAGCTGTGGAAGCATTCGCCGCTCGCTTACGTGAAGAACGTGACCACGCCGCTTCTGATCCTGCATGGGGAACAGGACTTGCGCTGTCCGATCGAGCAAGGCGAGCAGCTGTTCGTGGCCCTGAAACGCCTCGGCAAGCAAACGCAGCTGATCCGCTTCCCTGAAGCGAACCACGATTTGTCGAGAAGCGGCAACCCTTACCTGCGTACAAGAAGACTCAGCCATATTGTGCGCTGGTTTGACGAACATATCGAAAAATAA
- a CDS encoding prolyl oligopeptidase family serine peptidase yields MKKKNSQKFYKAAIASMVLALSVPAVAAAADSGKESSYAPVREVAAKLGANVKWDQAALTITLTKGDDKLLLFKGMSHGMFNGKRVELGSQVRVNDGKATVPSSAIINIFEKNETENNGSAPAAPNQTADLFLKELQAGNGAKAAEYMSPALAKALPVQTLSMLWSNYEQVYGKAAPGNPVKTEQKNAIHQNVTYTVQTSQTPLNVTLRLNADGLVDDMNLSPSPVNTGGFQKPAYDNPAAYTEQEVRVGTGDLALPGTLTLPKGDGPFPAVVLVQGSGMHDRDSSSGAVKPMRDLAVGLAAKGIAVLRYDKITYEHTFKVAADPKFTLKRETVDDALSAVNLLKQTPKIDASRIFIAGHSQGGFAIPLMIDADKAHDIAGAISLSGPSSKFADVLIEQQQELIDRVKKLGQDAAPYEQQAAVWTGIAKLVNDPQYTVDHMPEKFPLSPAYWWFEQKNYKPTDLAQKQHTPMLILQGENDWQVTMKQFNEWKSALQKRSDVEFKSYPKMNHLLVDYDGISIGAEYAKPANVSSKLITDIASWIQKQK; encoded by the coding sequence ATGAAGAAAAAAAACTCGCAGAAATTCTACAAAGCGGCCATTGCTTCCATGGTCCTGGCACTCTCCGTACCCGCCGTGGCAGCCGCAGCGGATTCCGGCAAAGAATCCTCATATGCGCCTGTGCGTGAGGTCGCAGCCAAGCTTGGCGCAAATGTGAAGTGGGATCAGGCCGCCCTTACCATCACGCTGACCAAAGGCGACGATAAGCTTCTTTTATTCAAGGGTATGTCCCACGGAATGTTCAATGGCAAGCGGGTAGAGCTTGGCAGCCAGGTGCGGGTGAATGACGGCAAAGCGACGGTCCCTTCCTCCGCGATTATCAATATTTTTGAGAAAAATGAAACCGAAAATAACGGCTCCGCTCCAGCTGCGCCCAATCAAACGGCTGATTTATTCCTGAAAGAGCTTCAAGCCGGCAACGGAGCCAAAGCGGCCGAGTACATGAGCCCCGCACTGGCAAAAGCTCTCCCGGTTCAGACCCTGAGCATGCTGTGGAGCAACTATGAACAGGTATACGGAAAAGCCGCTCCTGGAAATCCAGTAAAGACCGAGCAAAAAAACGCGATTCACCAGAATGTAACCTACACGGTGCAAACAAGCCAGACACCTCTGAACGTCACGCTCCGCCTGAATGCCGACGGGCTGGTTGACGATATGAACCTCTCGCCATCACCAGTCAACACCGGAGGATTCCAAAAACCGGCTTACGATAATCCTGCCGCTTATACGGAGCAGGAAGTGCGTGTCGGCACAGGCGATTTGGCCTTGCCCGGTACTTTAACCCTTCCGAAAGGGGATGGCCCCTTCCCTGCCGTTGTGCTTGTACAAGGCTCGGGGATGCATGACCGCGACAGTTCGTCCGGAGCGGTGAAGCCGATGCGCGATTTGGCCGTTGGCCTGGCCGCTAAAGGGATTGCCGTACTGCGTTATGACAAGATTACTTATGAACATACCTTTAAGGTGGCGGCAGACCCAAAATTCACGCTAAAAAGAGAAACGGTCGATGACGCACTCTCCGCGGTCAATCTGCTGAAGCAGACACCAAAAATCGATGCCAGCCGCATCTTTATCGCAGGTCACAGCCAAGGGGGCTTCGCCATACCGCTGATGATCGATGCCGACAAGGCTCATGATATCGCAGGCGCCATTTCGCTTTCCGGCCCAAGCTCCAAGTTTGCCGACGTGCTGATCGAACAGCAGCAGGAACTTATTGATCGCGTCAAAAAATTAGGACAGGACGCCGCTCCATACGAACAACAAGCAGCTGTCTGGACCGGCATTGCCAAACTCGTGAATGATCCGCAATACACGGTGGACCATATGCCGGAGAAATTCCCGCTTTCCCCTGCCTACTGGTGGTTTGAGCAGAAAAACTACAAACCAACCGATCTGGCGCAAAAACAACATACTCCGATGTTGATCCTGCAAGGGGAAAACGACTGGCAAGTAACGATGAAACAGTTCAATGAATGGAAAAGCGCGCTTCAAAAACGAAGCGACGTCGAATTCAAATCATATCCGAAAATGAACCATCTGCTCGTCGATTATGACGGCATCTCAATCGGTGCGGAATACGCCAAACCGGCTAACGTGTCATCCAAACTCATCACGGATATCGCCAGCTGGATTCAAAAGCAAAAATAA
- a CDS encoding DUF1648 domain-containing protein, with protein sequence MIWILALTTVVMFIPIAISLVVMPFLTRETVSFGISVSEEMYHSPQLRRMRKQYAWISGILYTLLLTACLFTLLQTDEGGQSYALSSYILMMVIGSAAINLAFYLRMKKVKASFPPNTIKSGKIAVDTRFRSHKITISNRWFALHAAIALTSAALALAYYDEFPATLAMKFGSHGEITHSAAKSLQAVLAPNLTQLALIALFMFLNRMIHKSKQQINPDHPELSARQNAVFRLRWSMFNAVACMMIVLLLSFIQLNMRFQLQSGIVMLVSLLFPSLIIIMAFVLSLTTGQGGRLINRTSPGGGTAAVDDDRYWKLGFVYYNPNDPALFVEKRMGIGWTVNFARPAAWMVTAGILIAVLAAIFFGK encoded by the coding sequence ATGATTTGGATATTAGCTTTAACGACGGTGGTCATGTTCATCCCGATCGCCATCTCGCTTGTGGTCATGCCGTTTCTCACCAGGGAAACCGTCAGCTTCGGCATATCGGTCAGCGAGGAAATGTACCACAGCCCGCAGCTGCGCCGGATGCGCAAGCAATATGCCTGGATAAGCGGCATTCTATACACCTTGCTGCTCACGGCATGCTTGTTCACGCTGCTGCAAACGGATGAGGGCGGTCAGTCCTATGCGCTGTCCTCGTATATTTTGATGATGGTCATAGGTTCCGCGGCAATCAATCTGGCGTTTTACCTGAGAATGAAAAAGGTCAAAGCTTCTTTTCCGCCCAATACGATTAAAAGCGGGAAAATCGCGGTGGATACCCGCTTTCGGAGCCATAAAATAACGATTTCCAACCGCTGGTTTGCACTCCATGCTGCCATCGCGCTGACCAGTGCCGCTCTGGCGCTTGCATATTACGACGAATTTCCCGCCACCCTCGCGATGAAGTTTGGATCGCATGGTGAAATCACCCATTCCGCAGCCAAATCACTGCAAGCGGTGCTGGCCCCCAACCTGACCCAGTTGGCCCTGATTGCATTGTTCATGTTCCTTAACCGGATGATCCACAAAAGCAAACAGCAAATCAACCCCGACCATCCGGAATTATCCGCGCGGCAAAATGCCGTTTTCAGGCTCCGTTGGTCTATGTTTAACGCCGTGGCCTGTATGATGATTGTTCTTCTGCTTTCGTTTATCCAGCTGAATATGAGATTTCAACTGCAGAGCGGCATCGTCATGCTTGTGTCCCTGCTATTCCCGTCCTTGATCATCATCATGGCTTTCGTTCTCTCATTGACGACCGGACAGGGGGGACGGCTCATCAACCGGACGTCTCCCGGGGGAGGCACTGCAGCTGTTGATGATGACCGCTACTGGAAGCTGGGCTTTGTCTATTACAACCCGAATGATCCGGCGCTGTTCGTAGAAAAACGGATGGGGATCGGCTGGACCGTTAACTTTGCCAGACCCGCCGCTTGGATGGTAACTGCCGGTATTTTGATCGCCGTGCTTGCCGCCATCTTCTTCGGGAAGTAG
- a CDS encoding GntR family transcriptional regulator, producing MIIRLDMQSDIPIYAQLMNQIIEGIASGELKPGEDLPSVRSLASDIGVNLHTINKAYTLLKQEGFIQIHRQKGVVVNPDGMPGITPDYEQKQAEQLRPLIAEAICRGMNKGRLLQIVESLYEDILHGRKETTS from the coding sequence ATGATCATCCGTCTGGATATGCAGTCGGATATTCCCATCTATGCACAACTGATGAACCAGATTATCGAGGGCATTGCCAGCGGAGAACTGAAACCCGGTGAAGATCTGCCCTCCGTGCGAAGTCTCGCATCGGATATCGGCGTCAATCTGCACACGATCAACAAAGCATATACGCTGCTCAAGCAGGAAGGTTTTATCCAAATCCACCGGCAAAAAGGAGTTGTCGTCAACCCTGACGGCATGCCGGGCATCACCCCGGACTATGAGCAAAAACAGGCGGAGCAGCTTAGACCACTGATTGCGGAAGCGATTTGCCGCGGCATGAATAAGGGACGTCTGCTCCAAATCGTAGAATCGCTTTATGAAGATATCCTGCATGGCAGAAAGGAGACAACATCATGA
- a CDS encoding helix-turn-helix transcriptional regulator yields the protein MSNMHRIHWFDQMIREGHYPNSKDMALQFEISRRQAQRDIEYLTVSLRAPLLYIAKYRGYCYEDATYVLPHLYITEEEKSVLKFLARKYGQYSSDYPAGVQRVAHLLGKFAGEEEDGAERRLPFFEADPHLIQISGQLSFAIAHRKIVHLHYRHEGEEIQLDICPTKLVSKYNADYVAAFAPGSERLRLFRLDEIISLQITSRVFVEDELNGDIYEQSGTPALKPFTARVKLHSELCEDSWYGYAARPVGELHYDIDFYDADTFMQQLLLAPWRRLDSPKWLKAKFKDQCVKVLKHLDGEEES from the coding sequence ATGAGCAATATGCATCGAATTCATTGGTTTGACCAGATGATCAGGGAGGGACATTATCCGAACAGCAAAGATATGGCCCTCCAGTTTGAAATATCCAGGAGGCAGGCGCAGCGGGATATTGAATATTTGACCGTTTCCCTGCGGGCTCCGCTCCTATACATAGCCAAATATCGGGGGTATTGTTACGAGGACGCCACGTACGTGCTGCCGCATTTATACATAACGGAAGAAGAAAAGAGCGTGCTGAAGTTTTTGGCGCGGAAATATGGGCAGTACAGCAGCGATTACCCGGCTGGCGTACAGCGGGTTGCCCATCTGCTCGGCAAATTTGCGGGAGAAGAGGAGGACGGGGCAGAAAGGCGCCTGCCCTTTTTTGAAGCGGACCCGCATCTTATCCAAATTAGCGGACAGCTTTCGTTTGCGATTGCCCATCGAAAAATCGTACATCTTCATTACCGGCACGAAGGCGAAGAGATCCAGCTTGATATTTGCCCGACGAAGCTGGTATCCAAATACAATGCCGACTACGTTGCCGCTTTTGCTCCAGGCAGTGAGCGCCTGCGTTTATTTCGTTTGGACGAAATCATAAGTTTGCAAATAACGTCGCGGGTATTTGTGGAAGATGAATTGAATGGCGACATTTACGAGCAGAGCGGCACTCCGGCGCTTAAACCTTTTACAGCCCGCGTCAAACTGCATTCGGAGCTGTGTGAGGATTCATGGTATGGATACGCTGCCCGGCCGGTGGGAGAGCTTCATTATGATATCGATTTCTATGACGCGGATACGTTTATGCAGCAGCTTCTGCTTGCGCCTTGGCGGCGGCTTGATTCCCCGAAGTGGTTGAAAGCAAAGTTTAAGGATCAATGCGTGAAGGTTTTGAAGCACTTGGACGGAGAGGAGGAAAGTTGA
- the acnA gene encoding aconitate hydratase AcnA, with translation MTAKDQFSTVRSLEVSGKTYRYHSLQALEEQGLGNVSKLPFSIRVLLEAAVRQFDGRAITEEHVNQLAKWNEGLGQNKEIPFIPARIVLQDFTGVPVVVDLAAMRDTVKKAGGDPKKINPLVPVDLVIDHSVMVDAFGTPEALNYNMKVEFERNEERYRFLRWAQTAFNNFRAVPPATGIVHQVNLEYLASVAATKTIDGETVVYPDSLVGTDSHTTMINGLGVVGWGVGGIEAEAGMLGQPLYFVTPDVIGFKLTGSLSEGATATDLALTVTQMLRKKGVVGKFVEFFGPGLANISLADRATVANMAPEYGATIGFFPVDSETLSYLRNTGRSEEQIALVEAYYKAQGMFRTSDTEDPEFTDVIELDLASVVPSLAGPKRPQDRIELTNMKQSFNDIIRTPIDKGGYGLSDAKIEEKVTVKHQDGTTSEMSAGAVVIAAITSCTNTSNPSVMLGAGILAKKAVERGLKKPGYVKSSLTPGSLVVTEYLKKAGLLESLEALGFYVAGYGCATCIGNSGPLPDEVSQAITDNDMTVAAVLSGNRNFEGRVHAQVKANYLASPPLVVAYALAGTVNIDLQNDPIGHDQQGEPVYLKDIWPTSEEIKEAINLSLNAEMFRQKYANVFTANERWNAISVPEGELYEWDEKSTYIQNPPFFKNLGTELNDINDIKDANVLALLGDSVTTDHISPAGNISPTSPAGLYLKEHGVERKDFNSYGSRRGNHEVMMRGTFANIRIRNQVAPGTEGGVTTYLPTDEVMSIYDASMKYQQGDRNLVVIAGKEYGTGSSRDWAAKGTYLLGVKAVIAESFERIHRSNLVGMGVLPLQFQDGHGWKDLGLTGRETFSINGLSNDVKPGQTLTVVAIREDGTKFEFPVTARLDSMVDVDYYHNGGILQTVLRQMIANQ, from the coding sequence ATGACAGCAAAGGATCAATTCTCCACCGTCCGCAGCTTGGAAGTCAGCGGCAAAACCTATCGATACCACAGTCTGCAGGCGCTTGAAGAACAAGGACTCGGCAACGTCTCCAAGCTCCCGTTCTCGATCAGAGTGCTTCTGGAAGCTGCTGTCCGCCAGTTCGACGGACGCGCCATTACCGAGGAGCATGTTAACCAGCTTGCAAAATGGAATGAAGGCCTTGGCCAAAACAAGGAAATCCCGTTCATTCCCGCTCGGATCGTGCTTCAAGACTTTACAGGCGTACCGGTTGTCGTTGACCTTGCGGCAATGCGCGACACCGTAAAGAAAGCCGGCGGGGATCCGAAGAAGATCAATCCGCTCGTACCGGTCGATCTGGTTATTGACCACTCCGTTATGGTCGACGCGTTCGGAACGCCAGAAGCGCTGAACTATAACATGAAAGTCGAATTTGAACGAAACGAAGAGCGCTACCGCTTCCTGCGCTGGGCGCAAACCGCATTCAACAATTTCCGCGCCGTTCCTCCGGCTACAGGCATTGTTCACCAGGTTAACCTGGAATATCTGGCATCGGTTGCAGCCACCAAAACGATTGACGGCGAAACCGTCGTATATCCAGACTCGCTCGTAGGCACGGACTCCCATACCACCATGATCAACGGTCTTGGCGTCGTAGGCTGGGGTGTTGGCGGGATCGAAGCCGAAGCAGGAATGCTCGGACAACCGCTGTATTTCGTGACTCCTGACGTTATCGGCTTTAAACTGACAGGCAGCCTGTCCGAAGGCGCTACGGCAACCGACCTGGCCCTGACCGTTACGCAAATGCTGCGTAAAAAAGGCGTTGTCGGCAAATTCGTCGAGTTCTTCGGCCCTGGATTGGCTAACATCAGCCTGGCAGACCGCGCTACGGTTGCGAACATGGCACCGGAATACGGCGCAACGATCGGCTTTTTCCCTGTCGACAGCGAAACATTGTCTTACTTGCGCAATACCGGCCGCTCCGAAGAGCAAATCGCGCTGGTTGAAGCTTACTATAAAGCGCAAGGCATGTTCCGCACCTCTGATACGGAAGATCCGGAATTCACGGACGTTATCGAACTGGATCTTGCTTCCGTCGTACCGAGCCTTGCCGGACCTAAACGTCCGCAAGACCGCATCGAATTGACGAACATGAAGCAATCCTTTAACGACATCATTCGTACGCCAATCGATAAAGGCGGCTACGGCCTCAGCGATGCCAAAATCGAAGAGAAAGTAACCGTGAAGCATCAAGACGGTACGACTAGCGAAATGAGCGCCGGCGCAGTCGTGATCGCAGCGATCACCAGCTGTACGAACACATCCAACCCAAGCGTTATGCTGGGTGCGGGCATTTTGGCGAAAAAAGCGGTTGAACGCGGCCTGAAAAAACCTGGCTACGTAAAAAGCAGCTTGACGCCAGGCTCCCTTGTCGTTACCGAATATCTGAAAAAAGCAGGCCTGCTGGAATCACTCGAAGCTCTCGGCTTCTATGTGGCAGGTTATGGCTGCGCGACATGTATCGGCAACTCCGGTCCGCTTCCGGATGAAGTCAGCCAAGCCATCACGGATAACGATATGACAGTCGCTGCAGTACTCTCCGGCAACCGTAACTTCGAAGGCCGCGTCCATGCGCAGGTTAAGGCCAACTACCTGGCTTCGCCTCCGCTCGTCGTTGCGTATGCCCTGGCCGGAACCGTCAACATCGATCTGCAAAACGATCCGATCGGTCACGACCAACAAGGCGAACCTGTCTATCTGAAAGATATCTGGCCAACTTCCGAAGAGATCAAAGAAGCGATCAACCTGTCGCTCAACGCGGAAATGTTCCGTCAAAAATACGCGAACGTATTTACCGCCAATGAACGCTGGAACGCGATTTCGGTTCCGGAAGGCGAGCTGTATGAGTGGGATGAAAAATCCACCTATATCCAAAATCCTCCGTTCTTCAAGAACCTGGGTACCGAACTGAACGACATTAATGACATCAAGGATGCCAATGTACTTGCCCTGCTCGGAGATTCCGTCACAACGGACCATATCTCTCCTGCCGGCAACATTTCGCCAACCAGCCCTGCAGGTTTGTACCTGAAAGAGCATGGCGTAGAACGCAAAGACTTCAACTCCTACGGCTCCCGCCGCGGCAACCATGAAGTCATGATGCGCGGCACCTTCGCCAACATCCGGATCCGCAACCAGGTAGCTCCTGGAACGGAAGGCGGCGTAACAACTTACCTGCCTACGGATGAAGTGATGTCCATTTATGACGCATCCATGAAATATCAGCAAGGCGACCGCAACCTCGTCGTAATCGCCGGCAAGGAATACGGTACAGGCAGCTCCCGCGACTGGGCGGCCAAAGGTACCTACCTCCTGGGTGTTAAAGCGGTTATCGCTGAAAGCTTCGAACGGATTCACCGCAGCAACCTCGTCGGCATGGGCGTCCTGCCATTGCAGTTCCAGGACGGACATGGCTGGAAGGACCTTGGCCTGACAGGCCGGGAAACATTCAGCATCAATGGGCTGAGCAATGATGTTAAACCAGGCCAGACCCTGACGGTGGTCGCAATCCGCGAAGACGGAACAAAATTCGAATTCCCGGTTACCGCACGTCTGGACAGCATGGTGGATGTGGACTACTACCACAACGGCGGCATTCTGCAAACCGTGCTTCGTCAAATGATCGCTAATCAATAA
- a CDS encoding amidase domain-containing protein, whose translation MDKEWKQTLYTYVNQYNQHQIDYRSQQMQQVITDPAYLMARADRSYRLSHWYSERGARPLRSETRAKLLRTIRDTPEEAVIDVQLHVQLFYEKGGVNHVEEMVQRERLTLIRDGNDWVIVSIENLSPEKHPVAAGGHMPEIPQNHAYHQGGSPQPYLNSYILQGGGPGRKSIKYRREVAAAYADKWWNSYNPEFTEFDVDCTNYISQCLFAGDAPINYTGKREAGWWYKGYVGGKEWWSYSWAVSNALAAHLTASAWGVRGEVVERPEQLMLGDVIFYDWDGNGSFQHSTIVTAFDAGGQPLVNAHTVSSKHRYWDYKDSYAWTENTVYRFLHIPDYF comes from the coding sequence ATGGATAAGGAATGGAAACAGACACTCTACACCTATGTGAATCAATATAACCAACATCAAATTGATTACAGATCGCAGCAAATGCAGCAGGTTATCACCGATCCGGCATATTTGATGGCCAGGGCGGACCGATCCTACCGTCTTTCGCATTGGTATTCGGAGCGGGGAGCCCGGCCGCTGCGCAGCGAAACGAGGGCCAAGCTGCTGAGGACGATTCGGGACACTCCCGAAGAGGCTGTCATTGACGTGCAATTGCATGTACAGCTTTTTTATGAAAAAGGCGGAGTTAACCATGTGGAAGAAATGGTCCAGAGAGAGCGCTTGACGCTGATCCGCGACGGGAATGATTGGGTCATCGTGTCCATAGAAAATCTTTCGCCGGAAAAGCATCCCGTAGCCGCAGGGGGACATATGCCGGAAATACCGCAAAACCATGCTTACCATCAAGGCGGCAGTCCACAGCCTTATCTGAATTCGTATATTCTTCAAGGGGGCGGACCCGGACGCAAGTCAATCAAGTATCGGCGCGAGGTAGCCGCGGCGTATGCCGATAAGTGGTGGAATTCCTATAATCCGGAGTTCACCGAATTCGACGTGGATTGCACGAATTATATCTCGCAATGTCTCTTTGCAGGGGATGCGCCGATCAACTATACTGGTAAAAGAGAAGCGGGCTGGTGGTACAAAGGATATGTCGGCGGGAAGGAATGGTGGAGTTACAGCTGGGCAGTCTCCAACGCACTTGCGGCTCACCTTACGGCGAGCGCCTGGGGAGTCCGCGGCGAGGTGGTGGAACGTCCGGAGCAGCTTATGCTGGGCGATGTCATTTTTTATGACTGGGACGGAAACGGGTCCTTTCAACATTCGACAATTGTGACCGCTTTCGACGCCGGCGGACAGCCGCTGGTAAACGCACATACCGTCAGCAGCAAACACCGTTATTGGGATTATAAGGATTCCTATGCATGGACCGAAAATACCGTATACCGATTTTTGCATATTCCGGACTACTTCTAG